In a single window of the Platichthys flesus chromosome 5, fPlaFle2.1, whole genome shotgun sequence genome:
- the sumo2a gene encoding small ubiquitin like modifier 2a: MADEKPKEGVKTENNEHINLKVAGQDGSVVQFKIKRHTPLSKLMKAYCERQGLSMRQIRFRFDGQPINETDTPSQLEMEDEDTIDVFQQQTGGFSL; encoded by the exons ATGGCAGACGAGAAACCCAAG GAGGGAGTGAAGACGGAGAACAATGAGCACATCAACCTGAAGGTGGCAGGCCAGGACGGCTCCGTGGTGCAGTTCAAGATCAAAAGGCACACTCCTCTCAGCAAACTGATGAAAGCTTACTGCGAACGACAG GGGCTTTCTATGAGGCAAATACGATTTCGATTTGATGGTCAGCCCATCAATGAAACAGACACGCCCTCGCAG CTAGAAATGGAGGATGAAGATACGATTGATGTGTTCCAACAGCAAACCGGTGGCTTCTCTCTTTAA
- the LOC133953327 gene encoding jupiter microtubule associated homolog 1-like, protein MTTTKNFQGMEPGSKSSSRVLRPPGGGSNFTLGPDEEKPPVRKNKMASSVFDEPEDPYANRRNNPPGGVPKGVLCGEPSAPLRRGGNNGTNSSADAPPTTEGDISVRDHDNFAAEPEAAPEHHEEAPAAEEPTAGSGSGRRNPPGGKSSLILG, encoded by the exons ATGACGACCACCAAGAACTTTCAAGGGATGGAGCCCGGCTCCAAAAGCAGTTCCAG gGTTCTGCGCCCACCGGGTGGCGGCTCCAACTTTACGCTTGGTCCAGATGAGGAGAAACCTCCCGTCCgaaaaaacaagatggcttcCAGTGTTTTCGATGAGCCAGAAGACCCCTATGCTAATCGAAGGAACAACCCACCAG GCGGAGTGCCCAAAGGGGTGCTGTGTGGGGAGCCGTCAGCTcccctgaggagaggagggaacaaCGGAACCAACAGCTCAGCAGacgccccccccaccaca GAAGGAGACATTTCTGTGCGTGATCATG ACAACTTTGCAGCTGAACCTGAAGCGGCTCCAGAACATCACGAGGAGGCCCCAGCAGCTGAGGAGCCCACTGCAGGATCAGGGTCCGGCCGCAGGAATCCCCCCGGGGGCAAGTCCAGCCTCATCCTGGGTTGA
- the zgc:174863 gene encoding uncharacterized protein zgc:174863: MALIGILFLIFTATCVGAQGDFATLECNPESFGKHGQKSLLECVVKTQEKDLEIKMVSLKKEGMENATLFFYKGILPSQTDYMFAEPSWNSKNMNVSLLITKTMVAQAGDYECEVLTNYGNYKETINLKVTAEYTEPTIRSVPEKMNQNRDGALICDSDGGYPKGEIHWIDEHGTDWTNSSEMKAEQGQNGLFHLSSKLTLLPRSIFSKYTCVVVNASGGREGGTGFEIQDQPRQDGQEGVGKSDSTSKIIAPVVVIGSLIVGLLMVLLYRRHRQNGHSTNNPNEEAEEKEDLRKKEFDASRV, encoded by the exons ATGGCTCTCATTGGTATCCTCTTCCTTATTTTCACTGCGACATGTGTTGGTGCACAGGGAG attTTGCAACTTTGGAATGCAATCCTGAAAGCTTTGGCAAGCATGGCCAGAAGTCACTGCTGGAGTGTGTCGTCAAAACCCAAGAAAAGGACCTAGAAATCAAAATGGTCAGTTTGAAGAAAGAAGggatggagaatgccacactgTTTTTTTACAAAGGAATCCTGCCATCGCAGACAGACTACATGTTTGCTGAGCCGTCCTGGAACAGTAAGAACATGAACGTGTCCCTGCTCATCACCAAAACTATGGTGGCACAAGCTGGAGATTACGAATGCGAGGTGTTAACAAACTACGGCAATTATAAAGAGACCATCAACCTCAAAGtaacag CCGAATACACTGAACCAACTATAAGATCCGTCCCTGAGAAGATGAACCAAAACAGAGATGGTGCCCTGATATGTGACTCGGACGGTGGCTACCCAAAAGGTGAGATTCACTGGATCGATGAGCACGGCACGGACTGGACCAATAGCTCTGAGATGAAGGCGGAGCAAGGCCAGAATGGTCTGTTTCACCTTTCCAGCAAGCTGACTCTGCTGCCACGATCCATCTTCTCCAAGTATACCTGCGTGGTGGTCAATGCCAGTGGCGGCAGAGAGGGGGGGACCGGATTTGAAATACAAGACCAACCAAGACAAGACG GCCAAGAAGGAGTGGGAAAGTCTGATTCAACCTCGAAAATCATCGCTCCTGTGGTGGTGATCGGATCGCTGATCGTTGGATTGCTGATGGTGCTCCTTTATCGACGGCACCGTCAGA ATGGCCATTCGACAAACAATCCAAacgaggaggcggaggagaaggagg ATCTGCGTAAGAAAGAGTTCGATGCCAGCCGGGTGTGA
- the LOC133953324 gene encoding uncharacterized protein LOC133953324 isoform X1, with translation MMLLSWCIVFLCISANTGDVLLLRKPGENVTLQCSFAECVSSIDGCVGMYLYHGLNPQEEVLYYHSSEYEKVTPRNRYLERVEKNGSLGNHTLTISNLVAEDSGLYRCGYKITTETDVKCTGYILVVSEPTSRPEEEPQPLVWVAVATCAISIFATIIFVLLILKLKQWTRSRRTAGSVPIECVYEVMTQNRIIPEAAPEVFSPNPYDFT, from the exons ATGATGCTGCTCAGCTGGTGTATAGTGTTCCTCTGTATTTCTGCAAACACAG gGGATGTTTTATTATTGCGCAAGCCCGGAGAGAATGTCACCTTGCAGTGCTCCTTTGCAGAATGTGTCAGCAGCATCGACGGCTGCGTGGGGATGTATCTGTATCATGGTTTAAATCCACAGGAGGAGGTGTTGTACTATCACTCCTCAGAATATGAAAAAGTCACCCCACGAAACAGATACTTAGAGAGGGTTGAGAAAAATGGATCTCTTGGGAACCACACCCTCACCATCAGCAATCTGGTCGCTGAGGACTCTGGCCTCTACAGATGTGGCTACAAAATAACTACAGAGACTGATGTTAAATGCACCGGCTACATCCTTGTTGTATCAG AACCGACTTCCAGACCAGAAGAGGAGCCTCAGCCTCTGGTGTGGGTTGCCGTTGCCACCTGTGCCATCAGCATATTTGCCACCATCATCTTCGTCCTGCTGATTCTGAAG TTGAAACAATGGACCAGAAGCAGAAGAACAGCAGGAAGTGTCCCCATCGAATGTGTGTATGAAGTCATGACACAGAACAGAATCATCCCTGAAGCCGCTCCAGAGGTGTTCTCGCCAAATCCATATGATTTCACTTAG
- the LOC133953324 gene encoding uncharacterized protein LOC133953324 isoform X2: MMLLSWCIVFLCISANTGDVLLLRKPGENVTLQCSFAECVSSIDGCVGMYLYHGLNPQEEVLYYHSSEYEKVTPRNRYLERVEKNGSLGNHTLTISNLVAEDSGLYRCGYKITTETDVKCTGYILVVSACSSFHTGKNRLPDQKRSLSLWCGLPLPPVPSAYLPPSSSSC, translated from the exons ATGATGCTGCTCAGCTGGTGTATAGTGTTCCTCTGTATTTCTGCAAACACAG gGGATGTTTTATTATTGCGCAAGCCCGGAGAGAATGTCACCTTGCAGTGCTCCTTTGCAGAATGTGTCAGCAGCATCGACGGCTGCGTGGGGATGTATCTGTATCATGGTTTAAATCCACAGGAGGAGGTGTTGTACTATCACTCCTCAGAATATGAAAAAGTCACCCCACGAAACAGATACTTAGAGAGGGTTGAGAAAAATGGATCTCTTGGGAACCACACCCTCACCATCAGCAATCTGGTCGCTGAGGACTCTGGCCTCTACAGATGTGGCTACAAAATAACTACAGAGACTGATGTTAAATGCACCGGCTACATCCTTGTTGTATCAG CCTGTTCTTCATTTCACACCGGAAAGAACCGACTTCCAGACCAGAAGAGGAGCCTCAGCCTCTGGTGTGGGTTGCCGTTGCCACCTGTGCCATCAGCATATTTGCCACCATCATCTTCGTCCTGCTGA